The genomic window GCAGAAGGCGAGGACGTTTTCCAGCAGCGGCCAGACGGCCAGGACCGCGACCTGCTTCGACAGCGACATGCCACCGAGCTTGCCCGCCAGCCTGACTTCCGGCACCGCGCGTTCACTCGCTTCGATGGAGGCACCGGGTTTCGACATGGCAGCCGGGAAGGCCTAGCGGTGCCCCACCCCTCTGGCAACCGGCATCCACCGCTTGGCCGGAATGAATGCCCGGAGCGACATTTCCGGTCAGAACGGGACATCCCCCGACCGCCACCCCTTTCTCGACAAGTCCGCCAATCTCCACGATGGTGTCGCCATGCACCGGCAACCTCCGAAGGACCGTTCGCCCCTTTGTGAAAGCCCCGCCGAGGAAATGGCCAGCATGGCCACCCACGCGCTCGGCACCGCGCTGGCCATCGTCGCGCTGGTCACGATGGTGGTGCTGGCGAAGGGCGAGGCCTTCCGCACGGTGTCCGCATCGGTCTTCGGCGGCACCCTCATCCTGCTCTACGGCTCGTCCACGCTCTACCACGCGATTTCCTGCCCACGGAAAAAGCCGCTGCTACAGGCGCTCGACCATGCATGCATCTACCTGCTCATCGCCGGCTCCTACACGCCGCTCACGCTGGTGGCGCTCCGCGGTCCCTGGGGCTGGTCGCTCTTTGGCGTGGTGTGGTTCCTCGCGGTGGCCGGAGTGCTTTTGAAGACGCTGGGCCGCGGTCGTCGCGATACCTGGTGGTCCACCGCGCTTTACATCGTCATGGGCTGGCTGGCCGTGCTCGCCTTCGGCCCCATGCTGCGCGCACTCTCGCTCGCCGGGGTGGCATGGATGGTCGCGGGCGGCCTCTGCTACACGCTGGGCGTGATTTTCTTCGTGTGGCGAAAGCTCCGCTACAATCACGCGATCTGGCATCTCTTCGTGCTCGGCGGCAGCGCCTGCCACGTCGTGGCCACGGCGCTCTACATCCTCCGCTGAACACCGCCCCCGCTGAGAGCGCGGAGCCACTGGCCCGCAGAAGAACGGGGGTATCCCACCTCACCTCGAGGCCCGCATCTCCCTCAAAAGCACCCCGGCAAATCCGCCGCGAAGGACCACCCCGCGCTGCCACTAATGCTGCTTCTCTAGGTCACTTCGGCCCCCGGAATTTCAGCGCGGCCTCGGTCCGCGACCTCACGTGGAGCTTCACGTAAATGTGCTTCAAGTGCCAGCGCACGGCCTCCGTGGAGACCCCGAGACGCTCGCCGATCTCCTTGTTGATGAATCCTTCCGCGACCAACTCCAACACCTCGCGCTCACGGGCGGTCAGCTTTTCCACCTCCTCCGCCGTGGTGGATTGATCGCGGAAGTGCAGGATCACCTTGCGGGCGATCTCACCGCTCATCGGTGCCCCGCCTTGCTGGACGTCGCGGATCGCGGTCAGCACCTCGTCCGGTGTGGACCGCTTCAGCAGATACCCTGAGGCCCCGTTGCGCAGCGCGCTGAAGATGCGGTCGGGATCTTCATAAACGGTCACCATGATCACGTGCGTGTCCGGCAGCAGTTTCTTCAGCCGGGCGACGCACTCGATGCCGGACATGCCGGGGAGCTGGATGTCCATCAGCACTACCTCCGGCGCGTGCTTCGGGAGCTGGACGAGGGCCTTCTCCGCGGTGTCGCACGAACACACGCAGCGGAAGTCCGGCGAGAGATTGATGATCGTCTCCAATCCCTCCCGGGTGGTCCTGCTGTCTTCGACGATGCCGAGCTTGATCATGGGGTATTCTTTTCCAAAGGGATGCTGAAGCCGACGGTGGTGCCGCGGCCCGGATTCGTATCGACCCTGCACGTGCCGCCGAGCTTCTTCATCCTCGACTGCATCCCGGCAAGCCCGTCGCTGCCCGGGGAGTCAGGATCGCCGACGAAGCCATGGCCATTGTCCGCAAGCGACACATCGAGCCGCCCGCCGGTGACTGCGATCTCCAGCTTCACCTCGGTCGCGCCGGAGTGGCGGACGATGTTGTTGAGCGCTTCACGGAATGCCAGGAAGAGACCGTGGCGGCGTGAGGAATCGAGCGGATGGCCCGCGACCGAATCGTCGATTTTCAGGCGGCACTGGATGCCGGCGAGATCGAGGAAACGCTGGGCGAAGAGCGAGAAGTAGCCCGCGAGATCCGTGACCGAGTCATAGCGCGGATTCACCGCCCACACGATCTCGTCCAGCCCGGTGACGAGCCCGCGGCAGACTTCCGCAAGCTGGCCGAGGTAGC from Luteolibacter flavescens includes these protein-coding regions:
- the trhA gene encoding PAQR family membrane homeostasis protein TrhA; this encodes MNARSDISGQNGTSPDRHPFLDKSANLHDGVAMHRQPPKDRSPLCESPAEEMASMATHALGTALAIVALVTMVVLAKGEAFRTVSASVFGGTLILLYGSSTLYHAISCPRKKPLLQALDHACIYLLIAGSYTPLTLVALRGPWGWSLFGVVWFLAVAGVLLKTLGRGRRDTWWSTALYIVMGWLAVLAFGPMLRALSLAGVAWMVAGGLCYTLGVIFFVWRKLRYNHAIWHLFVLGGSACHVVATALYILR
- a CDS encoding response regulator transcription factor, with protein sequence MIKLGIVEDSRTTREGLETIINLSPDFRCVCSCDTAEKALVQLPKHAPEVVLMDIQLPGMSGIECVARLKKLLPDTHVIMVTVYEDPDRIFSALRNGASGYLLKRSTPDEVLTAIRDVQQGGAPMSGEIARKVILHFRDQSTTAEEVEKLTAREREVLELVAEGFINKEIGERLGVSTEAVRWHLKHIYVKLHVRSRTEAALKFRGPK